TGAGGGTGACTCTTCCCAACTCGGACTCCGGAGCCCGCGGCGAGTCCAACCTTGACCTGTACTACTCCATGGCGCTTACACGGTTCGGTCGGCCCAGGTGTGGTGTCAACAACGCGGCAAAGGTCATCTTGGTGTCGTACATCAGCAACGAGAATGCCTAAGCTGGCAGGAAGGGCGTGAAATTGAATCTGGTGGTGGGGGCTTGGGGGGGCCAAAGCTCTGAGAAGCCGAAGTAATTAGGTGTTGAAGGCGTGCAGTGATGGCGTACTTCACCTTTGACCTGGTGATATCCACGGGGTAACAGGTGACAGCAACGTAGGGAGTAGACAGACACTGTAAAATGCTTGTAATCAAATCGATGCGAATATTAATTACCCAAACATGTCCGTACGCTGTATTGCACCCAAGAATGACCGTACCCGCTATACCATGCGAGAAAGAAAAACAATGAAGCATAATAACAGAAAGTAATAATATGCCTGACAAAGGAAACCTCCCCAAAGGAGTGTGACATTGCTCCACCGAGGTTCGCCCCCCTCTCCTGATTCTTACTCTATCTTCGGCATCAACCCTCAAAACGGCAACCCCCTGCCCCTGCCAATGGCATCATCCTCCTCCGACTCGGCCGCCTCCCCGGGCAGGTGCTTGTAGCTCCTCCCCTTCCGGTTCCCAACCACACCGGCCTCGGCCCACTGCCACGGCGAAGaccacggcgacgacgagccACCCCAACCCCATCCCCATCCCCACCCCCACCCCCACCCCATCCGCTGCGAGATCGGGGTCGGGGTCGGGGACCCGGCCCGCCAAGCAGCAGCGGGGCGCTTCTTCCCCCCCGACAAGCGCGAAGAGGGACCGGCCCCGCCCACCACCGCATCCCGCACCCCGCGCACCAGCCCGCTCAGCCTGTCGCCCGCGGCGGCCCCGTGGGCCACGACGAGGAACACCCCCGCGGCGACgcaggcgacggcggcggatgCGAGGAGGTACCGTGCGGGCGGCGGGAACGGCGAGAGCGCGGGAGtagcgacggcggcggcggcggcgtgctgctgctggtccGCGCCGGAGCCGCTCACCGCCGCCGGTGGGAGGTGAAGCGCggggtagtggtggtggtggtggtgcagCAGCAGGGCGGTCAGGGTGAATGGCAGGAAGCAGACGGCGACGGTCAGCAGGGCGTTGGAGGTTTGTGTTGCGTGGTGGGCGGTCAGGGTCGAAACCTGTTAATTATGTAAGGAGCACCCGGCGTGGGGTTTTGTCATCAGTTGTTGTGTTCGTGAAGGGGCAGGTTATTTACGTGATCGAGTTGGCATCGAAGGTTGGGTAGGTGATTAATTATTGGAAAGGTGGTGATTAGGGAGGAGGGAAATAATTACTGACCTGGTATGCGACGAGCTTGAGGGTGTCTGCTTGGTGTTGCAGGGCGGACTGCAGGGCGGCGAGGTCGCGGACGTCGGCATCGATGTTACGGATCGCCGAGGCCGTGGAGTCGTCGTCAAGGTCAAAGTAGTCGGCCAGGTCCGTCTCCTTGAACCGCTGCCATGTCGAGAGGGTCGCGGCTAGGTTGTGGCTCAGCTGCTCCACGACTTGAGTCGCTTGGTCCGCAAACCGCTGGGCTTTGCGGGAGCCGTCGTTTATGGGCTGCAGTGATTCAAGGTCAGATTTTAATTACTTCTGCGCGCGATTCGTGCGGTCATGCATCGTGAGGGAAAATCCCGTCCCCAGACTCACCTGATGCTTCAGCGCTCTCATGACCTGTCTGCCCGTGTTCTCCCACTCTTCCTTGACCTCCCGCACGCAAGACTCCATGGCTCGAAGGAAATACTCTCTGGCGTCCGCAACCGAGCTGTCGGCCATGTGGCGGCCGCAAGTCAGCGGATCCATGGCGGCTCCTCCCTGCGTGGTCTGATACGACCGGACGTCGTGCCGGCTCTCGCCTCCGTCATGGTACGTGTCGAAGACGCCGTACGCGGTCCAGTGGCGGTTGTCAACACCGACAATCAGGCACGAGACTTGAGCCTCGTGGATGCAAGTCTGGATCCGTTCTCCAGACTTGTTCAGGAAGCTAATGTTCCTCGAGCCCCGAAGCGGCCCGTTatgcccgccgccgcggcgacgATCGGTGAAGGGGTGGCTGTCCTGTCTCCATGCGAAGAAGGGCAGGTGGAAGGAGAGCGAAAAGCCCTGAACCCCGGAGGACTGTGCAGGTGTCAGGATATGGTGCCAGCAACAAAGGACAACGGTAATTAGTGGaggaaagagaagaaaacGAAAGAGGATAAACAGAGGAGTAGAAGACGTACATGGAGCCTCACGTCCATGTCCGACTGAAAGCTCAGATGCTTGTAGACGAAGTCCCTCAGCGGCAGAGCGTGCCGCTCCGGAGCGGCCGCGGCAAGGGCCAGCGTAGTGGCGGGATCCAGATTAGTGGTGTAACTGACGGTGTCAGGTCACAGCTGAATGGACATGATGAAAGGTAGATAATCACAGGGGACTCACATGAGTCGCCTCTCGGAGGAGTTGCCGTCTTTCGACTCGGTGTCGATCAGTTGGGGCACAGCCCTCTGGTCGCTCGATCAGCAACGACGACAACCCGTTGGGTTGCTTGGAGTGACTTACAGATACTAGAGCCTCATAGAGCTGGCCGCGCGTGAGGAACTTCATGCCATGCGCCCCAGGGTGCGTGCCGTTCGACCGGGGCTCGTCGAGGATGGCGACGAGGTCCGGGTCACCCTCCGGATCGCAGGACAGGGCCTCGAAGCTTGCTGGGGCGCAGAACTCCTGGATCTCGTCGGAAATGTACCGGCTGGACGGCTCGTCCGCTTCTTGCACGAAAGCCCGGATGACCCTCGCGGCTTTGCTCATCTTCTCGTCTCCCTGCATCTCGGCCAGGGTCAGGCAGTACGGCGTGTGCTCAGCGGAGTCATCCGAGGCCCGATTGTTCTCGAAGAAGTCGGGCCACAGCGAGGAACGGTACTGTGTTGTTGTCTCGTCTGCCTCCCGACCAGACCGCATTCTTCTGCGGCCGGTCTTCTTGTGGTGTTTCCCAGGCCCGAACCCATCATCGCCATCTGACTCGTACTCGGCCGTGTCGGAAGAAGAGTCGTCGGCGTCCGAACCCAGCAGAGCTCGGCGGAACTCGGAGATATGGTTGCTGCCCGTGGTGTAGGCAATGAACGAGATGGCGGGCGACGGTGGCAGGAGATCCCAGACAGCTAGGGGCAGCTCGAGGATCAGGACCGCGCCGAAGCCGGGGAAGAGGGCAGAGATCTGGATGCCCTTGGCTTCTTCCGGCGCGCCGAGCAGCCACTGCCTCCACTTCTCCGTGTCGACGCGCTGATCCCGGAGCCGACAGGTTACCAAGATGGCAGGGCCCATCGTCGGAGTCGTCTGTGACTGAGGGGTGGGAGGGTTTAGCAGAAGCAGAGACTCATTATCCGATTGCTCCTGGACTTGGTGCGGAAGGGGCGTGAGCACGATAGTCTTGGGCTTCCTCGACAGAAACGAGTGCACCGGGGTTCGTCGGCGCGGCTGTTCAAACATGGGCTGCCCGGTGCGGCGGTCGACCTGGACGACCGAGTACGCGTCGTCTCTGAACGAGAGGGTCGCGGTCCAGGCGTGCATCCGGTTGAGGATCCTCCTGTGGAGCTCTACGACCGAGAGCCAGTCGGCAGTGTGCGCGGCATGCGCAAGCTCCTGGACCAGTGACGCTGTGAACGAGTGGTGGTCGTTCGCTTCGGTCGGCGCCGGCTCAGCACCGCCTGCTGCCGCCAAGGTCTCGACTACACCTTGCCCGACGAACGCGCCTTTGTTCTCTTGGACTTGGTGGAAACAGTCATGGAGCAGCAGGACGTCGCAATCGACCTCTCCGAGGAACGAATGCAGTATTGACGATTGCACCGTGGGTGAGTCTCGACCCCGGCTGGTTCTGGGTCAGTCGTGTTGAGGACTGGATAGTACGGACAACAAGAGAGACGGATGATGATTACTTACTTGGCCGCCCACACGGGACTCCCTCCCGGCTGTTCGCTCGGCCGAGCATGGCCGGCATAGTACAGGATTAGCAGGTTGCCCTCTTGGCCGTGCTCGTCCACGAGATCGGCGACTTTCCGCGACAGCTCGACGGCCGACCGCCTCGATGGGATCTTCCAGTACTCGGTGTCGTAATGATAAAGACCCCTAAAGACGGCCTCGAGCTTCCTGGCTTCAGGTTCCACGCCGAGGTCATCCCTATCCCAGCTCATAAGCAGGACCTTAACTTTCCTGTACCGCGTTGCAAATCTGTCGGGCCATGCTGCCGTGACAGCATCGCTGAGGTATGACAGAAACGACGAGAAGTCGGCCATGTGGAAACCCGCCGACGAGGTATCGTGTGTTGTCATTTTTATGGGTGAGGCCATGATGAGACCCTGAGAACTCGCTAATAATAATTATTACTCGTACAAAGAGAGAGCAAACAAGCAGAAAGAACACAACCAAGAATATTATGGAAGCGACATAATGTTTATTTCAAGAAATCAACAGCAAAATGTCCGAGGAACGAGGTAGTGGTTTGTATTATCATGGCGCCTCGGGAGTCGCGGTCGTAGCGCGTCCAACCATACCCCTGCTGACACgagaaaaaaataaaatcAAAAAAAGCCAGGCCACAAAAGAAGCCACCAACGTGGAGTTGGCCATTGGACAGAGGTGAAGGGCGAGACGGCATCCTGTGCGTGGCTCGGCGAGGCTTGCTGGCACCAAAAGAGACCACTGTGGGCTCGTGTCAGCCAGAACCGGGCTGCCCGGCGACGTGTCTCgacaagaaagggtcgggaGGGGCGGCCTTGGCTCGTGATGGTTAGGTCGGCCGGGGCGAATCGTGTCAAGCCACTATGAAGGGCTAAAAATCGCGACAATCCTTCTGGGCGCCGAGCCTGATTGGGCTGTCAAGAACTAAGCCCCGGTCTTCTGGTGGGTGCTCTGCGCGGCCACTACCAGCGACACCGCCTATTGGTGTGTTCTCGGTCTGGATAAGAGTGAACAACGACGAGCGTCTGATAGGATTTGATCCATCATCTGCAGTTGGTTATCTTGACATCAAGAGTCACCTCAGGACCCGTAGAGTAACTATAGTTAGTAATGAGTCAGTAGTGGTAATTCTCTGTAAATTTGATGATTACGAGGCGTCCCCGACAATTCAAGGACACCATGCTCTTTGACCGGGATATGCGCGACAATCCTGAGGGAGCATGTTCTGTTTAATTAATGATCTATGCGATCGTTGTTCCAGAGGAGGGTCTGGAAGTCGTGAAGGAAGTTAAGAAGATGAATactaattaattaggtattCCCGTAACTAGTTCATCATGGACTCACGCTACTCTTCCGGTGATAATTAGCAGGCATTTCCTCTCGTGATCTCCCCGCTGCAGGGAGGGTATGATGAGCTTGGATATCAACTCCAGAGTTGAGCAAACTGTTCGAATCGTTAGAATAAGGACGTTTTCATGAAGGCCAGAATGACGTCTGCTCATGTCCCGGAACCGAGATCGCAGGGTTGGGTCACTGACGCCTCTGTGGCGGCGATGTAACCCGGGGGACAGGGGGCGCCGGCTAAACGGTGGTCGATTGCCTCTGGGTGGTGATGGATGGTTACTGCTGTGTATTGCACTTATTGTCTTAGTGGGTCACTTTTGCAGTTTCAGACGGCACGTCGGGAGATCAACAGGCGATTGCCCAGAAGGAATGCGCGCGCAGGCGGGCTAGGTAATTGGTGGGATGTCTAAAACGCTGGCTCAAGCCGCGGGCCAGGTTTTGCGCATAGATGATCAACAAAGTGAGATGCCGAGTTTGGCAGTCTCGGAGGAAGAATGGCTTTTGCGGTTATACAAAGTTATGGAGAATAGGGGGTTCACCACCAAACGGACCCGTTTGTGGAGACCAGAGTGCACACGCAATTCAAGGCGGATTGCGGATGGAATATGACTAGAGAATGGAGGTGTTATCTTCCGCTTCCGTCATGGTTGATCAAAGTGAGCGGGTGGTGCCAGGTAATATATCTGTTGGTTCCGGACAGAGTAATTACTGCAACAAACAAAGTAGTGAGCCGagttatataactatacctactTTACCTATGGGGCTGCGGTGAACATCCCGGGGTATCTATCGGGAAACGGTCCAAGATCTTCATCCCTTCGATCCTCAGCAAACGCCGATGATGTGTTGGCTGTGGGAGCGATCAGTGGCAATATTACTGGCGGCCGGCGTGATCGCCAACCCGCTCCGCCCGCGCCGGATCCCCTGGCCGGAGCCGGTTCCGGCATCTTCCATCGGGCCCATTGACTGGTCTTCAATACCGCCTTCTCCCTACAAACACGCCTTGCGGCAGACCAACACCACCACGACcagcagcagtagcagcagcagcagcagcaaatATGACAATCAAGTCTACTCGGTACAGGTCTCGGgatcttcctcctccccgccAGCATCCGTCGACTGGCGCAACCGCGACGGCCAGAACTACATCACGACACCGCAGGACCAGGGCGCCTGTAACAGCTGCTGGGCGTTCGCCGTGGCGGCGCTGATCGAGTCCATGATGCGCATCGAGCACGGGGTCTGGGGCAAGCGCAGCGAGGCCGACGTGCACGACGGGGTGGGCGCGGCGTGCGAGAGCGTGGGCAACGCCGAGGACACGCTGGCCTGGGTGGCCGGGCAGGGGCCCGAATTCGTCGCCGACCCGACCCGGCCCGCCCCGGGCATCGCCGACTGGGCCTGCGACCCCTACGAGGCGACGGCGCACGCCTACGAGCACTGCGACGACCGCTCCGGGCGCACGACGCACATTCCCTACTACCAGGCCCTCGGCCTGGTCGAGGACCAGAAGCGGTGGCTGGACGAGTACGGGCCCATCATCGCCACCTTTGTCCTCTACGACGACTTTGGCTCGTGGAAGCCGACCGCGGCCGGCGGAAGCGGCGGTGACGTGTACCGGTGGGACGGCGTTTCCGGCTCGGACGGCAACCACCTCGCCATCGTGATCGGCTACGACGACGAGAAGCAGGCCTGGCTTATGAAGAACTCATGGGGATCCGGATGGGGGGACGAGGGATTTGTCTACTTTGCGTAAGTCAGGGGTTCCactgctttttttttttcccctccaAAATCGTTTGCCTCTCGGTAATTTTATCCGCATCCAGGGAACTGACAACAGATACAGGTACGGCGAGGCCAACATCGACAACTGGACCAAGTATGGGCTCGTCAATGTCAACCCGGACCCGTGGACACGCAGGAAGCACCAGAGCGGAAGCATGATGCAATCCGGCAACGGCGAGACGCACCGAAACTTTGAGCTGCTCGTCAGCGAGGCCGGGGGTTCCGGCTTCACGCACGTCTCCCGCGATGGGAACAGTACCCAATGGAGCAAGGTGCTGGAGGTCtcgggcagcggcagcggcagcggcctcGTGGGCCAGCCTGCCATTCTCGGCACCTCCTTCAACCGGGACTTCCACGCGGTGAGCCTGGATGAGAACCAGGTGGTCCAACAGTGGGCATACAGACAGTCGGAGATGCGCTGGTCCCGGGTCTCGGCCATCGAGGGCACTAAGATCGACGGCTTTCCCGGTCTCGCCCAGAGCGACGGCTCAACTCTGGTCATGGTGGTCAAGCACGCCGACGGCACCCTGAACGAGGTAAGCATATCTTGCCGGAAGTCATAATTAACGAAGGAAGATCTTCCgtaaaagaaaaggaaaagatgaaaaaaaaaaggtacaCGTGCTAACGGCGGATCGCACAAGTGGCAACAAGCACCCAACAGCACAACCTGGACCCTGGCCAACTCACCCATCGCAAGCGGCATCGCCCAGAGCGGGCCGGCGCTCGTGCAGTCCAACGCCGGACTCAACCTCTACGACCGGCAGCAGGGCGCCTCGCGGGGCAACATCTACACCGTCGCGGTCCGCGAGGACGGCAAGCTGCAGCTCTTCTGGCGCCCCGGCGCGGACGCGGCCGGGTGGTCGGCCGGGGAGGTGTTcggcggctccggcgtcGTGGACCCCGGCTCGCCGCCCGTCATGATTCAGGACTACTCGGGGACGGCCAACGAGACGAGCGTCGGCCGGTTCCAGctggccgtcgccgtcggggGGAGCGTCCAACACTGGGAGCGGGCCAACGACGACCTCGAGGCCGGGCAGGCCCCGCCCGCGGGGGCAGAAGGGGGGTCCCCGGCGGGCAGGTGGGAACTGGTCGAGACGGCGGGCACCGGGGTGAAGCGCGTCTGGGCGCTGCTCCAGGGGAGCTTTGGTGGGAGGCTGCACATGATCACGGAGGGCACGGACGGCCGGCTGTCGTACTGGGAGCGCGATGAGAAGTGGGTTGAGGTCGAGAAGCTGCCGGCGTTGAGCGACGCCGCTTGGACGAGATCGGGCCCGGTGAGTGGTGGTTGAGGGTAGTCCCAAGTACCTGATTATAATTATATGAAAGAGATGTCCCCCGAATAATTATATGAGTGAACCAACGACCATGAAGACATGCGGCTTTATCAGCATACCGACGCGACTTGTCCTGGTTGCATCTGCTACGACCCCTGATTAATTACAACACCGCACAGCGGCAGAGACGGGGCCAGAAGCTGCACATAGAAAGAAGGCTGGACAACTTCCCCGAGACGCTATAAGTAAGCAATTGACAATGCTTGCCAATCAAGACAGACGACCCCTACTTCCGTAAGGTATTAGGTAA
This DNA window, taken from Thermothelomyces thermophilus ATCC 42464 chromosome 3, complete sequence, encodes the following:
- a CDS encoding protease (cysteine-type peptidase), with the translated sequence MCWLWERSVAILLAAGVIANPLRPRRIPWPEPVPASSIGPIDWSSIPPSPYKHALRQTNTTTTSSSSSSSSSKYDNQVYSVQVSGSSSSPPASVDWRNRDGQNYITTPQDQGACNSCWAFAVAALIESMMRIEHGVWGKRSEADVHDGVGAACESVGNAEDTLAWVAGQGPEFVADPTRPAPGIADWACDPYEATAHAYEHCDDRSGRTTHIPYYQALGLVEDQKRWLDEYGPIIATFVLYDDFGSWKPTAAGGSGGDVYRWDGVSGSDGNHLAIVIGYDDEKQAWLMKNSWGSGWGDEGFVYFAYGEANIDNWTKYGLVNVNPDPWTRRKHQSGSMMQSGNGETHRNFELLVSEAGGSGFTHVSRDGNSTQWSKVLEVSGSGSGSGLVGQPAILGTSFNRDFHAVSLDENQVVQQWAYRQSEMRWSRVSAIEGTKIDGFPGLAQSDGSTLVMVVKHADGTLNEWQQAPNSTTWTLANSPIASGIAQSGPALVQSNAGLNLYDRQQGASRGNIYTVAVREDGKLQLFWRPGADAAGWSAGEVFGGSGVVDPGSPPVMIQDYSGTANETSVGRFQLAVAVGGSVQHWERANDDLEAGQAPPAGAEGGSPAGRWELVETAGTGVKRVWALLQGSFGGRLHMITEGTDGRLSYWERDEKWVEVEKLPALSDAAWTRSGPVSGG